Proteins encoded in a region of the Diospyros lotus cultivar Yz01 chromosome 9, ASM1463336v1, whole genome shotgun sequence genome:
- the LOC127810343 gene encoding probable calcium-binding protein CML25 — MKPSQPSTSKSKARKSLRCLFRKKKNSGTMAAPSSSSASPMVSRSSSVNSRAQIEEELKQVFQKFDVNGDGKISASELGSILGSLGYTAAESELEEMIKEVDADGDGFINLDEFVELNTKDIDSDEVLENLKEAFSVFDIDKNGAISADELQNVLKSLGDECSIGECRKMISGVDRDGDGTINFEEFKVMMIRGSRLDTTEMKRSTSVKIE; from the coding sequence ATGAAGCCTTCGCAACCGAGCACCAGCAAGTCGAAAGCACGCAAGAGCCTTCGATGTCTGttcaggaagaagaagaacagcgGAACAATGGCAGCGCCGTCCTCGTCGTCGGCATCGCCTATGGTGTCGCGCTCGTCGTCGGTGAACTCAAGAGCGCAGATCGAGGAAGAGCTGAAGCAAGTCTTCCAGAAATTCGACGTGAACGGCGATGGGAAGATCTCGGCGTCGGAGCTCGGCTCGATCCTTGGCAGCCTAGGGTACACGGCGGCGGAGTCCGAACTGGAGGAGATGATCAAGGAGGTGGACGCCGACGGTGATGGATTCATCAATCTGGATGAATTCGTGGAGCTCAACACCAAGGACATCGATTCTGATGAGGTCCTTGAGAATCTGAAAGAGGCGTTCTCTGTCTTCGACATCGACAAGAACGGCGCGATCTCAGCTGACGAGTTGCAGAACGTTCTGAAGAGCCTTGGCGACGAATGCTCGATCGGCGAGTGCAGGAAGATGATCAGCGGCGTCGATCGCGACGGAGACGGCACCATCAACTTCGAAGAATTCAAGGTGATGATGATAAGAGGATCAAGATTGGACACAACGGAGATGAAGAGATCAACCAGCGTCAAGATCGAGTAG
- the LOC127810363 gene encoding uncharacterized protein LOC127810363 isoform X2, whose product MMMTMSSSSAKMMSIAARDLYLAASTAASLAHFRPLTCSSAAAVPSRLVPQPPDLIGWVRREGGFVHQAVRIGQVEPYGFGLIAAEEIPKGSDLVSLPHHLPLQFESDRGDATHSVLLNLARQVPEELWAMRLGLKLLQERAKTGSFWWPYISNLPETYSVPIFFPGEDIKNLQYAPVLYQVNKRCRFLLEFEKEVKQALENLKPGDHPFGGQDVDSSSLGWAMSAVSSRAFLLHGKELPDGNHANIPMMLPLIDMCNHSFIPNAEIVQGKNTGNTEMLVKVVAGTQIKQYEPLVLNYGCLNNDLFLLDYGFVIPSNPYDSIELKYDGALLDAASLAAGISSPNFSAPAPWQHHILSQLNLDQEGPLHKVSLGGPELVDGRLLAALRVLLADDVETVEKHELCALKSLSVEAPLGISNEVAALRTVIALCVIALGHFPTKIMEDESLLKQKVPDSTELAIQFRIQKKSVIVDVMRYVTRRVKLLLSKESVSTQG is encoded by the exons ATGATGATGACGATGAGCTCAAGCTCCGCCAAGATGATGTCAATCGCGGCGAGAGACCTCTACTTGGCGGCCTCAACCGCAGCCTCTCTCGCCCACTTCCGCCCCTTGACCTgctcctccgccgccgccgtgCCGTCGCGACTGGTGCCACAACCACCGGACCTCATCGGGTGGGTCAGGAGGGAAGGGGGTTTCGTGCACCAGGCGGTGAGGATTGGTCAGGTCGAGCCCTACGGCTTCGGATTGATCGCCGCTGAAGAAATCCCAAAAGGGTCAGACCTAGTTTCCCTGCCTCATCACCTTCCCTTGCAGTTTGAATCGGATAGGGGAGATGCTACTCATTCTGTCCTGCTCAACTTAGCCCGTCAAGTTCCTG AGGAGCTGTGGGCTATGCGATTGGGTTTGAAGCTGCTGCAAGAAAGAGCAAAGACAGGTTCCTTCTGGTGGCCCTATATCAGTAACCTTCCAGAAACCTACAGTGTCCCCATTTTCTTTCCTGGAGAGGATATAAAGAACTTGCAGTATGCTCCTGTTCTTTATCAG GTAAACAAAAGATGCCGCTTTCTCCTTGAATTTGAAAAGGAAGTCAAACAAGCACTTGAAAATTTGAAACCAGGTGACCATCCTTTTGGAGGCCAAGACGTGGATTCATCTTCACTTGGATGGGCAATGTCAGCTGTCTCTTCAAGGGCATTCCTCTTGCATGGCAAAGAACTTCCAGATGGGAACCATGCCAATATACCCATGATGCTTCCGCTAATTGATATGTGCAATCACAGTTTCATTCCAAATGCTGAGATTGTACAGGGAAAGAACACTGGGAACACAGAGATGCTAGTAAAG GTTGTGGCAGGAACACAGATCAAACAATACGAACCTTTAGTACTTAACTATGGTTGTTTGAATAATGATCTTTTCCTTTTAGATTATGGTTTTGTCATACCCTCAAATCCTTATGACTCTATTGAACTCAAGTATGATGGAGCACTTCTGGATGCTGCAAGCCTGGCTGCTGGGATTTCATCCCCTAACTTCTCTGCACCAGCTCCATGGCAGCATCATATATTGTCCCAGCTAAATTTAGATCAAGAAGGTCCTCTTCACAAG GTGAGCTTAGGTGGTCCAGAATTAGTAGATGGCCGCTTGTTGGCAGCTTTGAGAGTACTCCTTGCAGATGACGTGGAAACAGTAGAAAAGCATGAATTGTGTGCACTCAAGTCATTATCAGTGGAAGCACCTCTTGGAATATCAAATGAAGTTGCTGCTTTGCGCACTGTTATTGCTTTGTGTGTAATTGCACTTGGTCACTTCCCCACCAAGATAATGGAAGATGAATCCCTATTGAAACAGAAGGTTCCTGATTCAACCGAACTAGCCATCCAATTCAGAATACAAAAGAAGTCAGTGATTGTAGATGTGATGCGATATGTCACAAGAAGGGTGAAGTTGCTCTTGTCGAAGGAATCAGTGAGCACCCAAGGTTAA
- the LOC127810363 gene encoding uncharacterized protein LOC127810363 isoform X1, whose protein sequence is MMMTMSSSSAKMMSIAARDLYLAASTAASLAHFRPLTCSSAAAVPSRLVPQPPDLIGWVRREGGFVHQAVRIGQVEPYGFGLIAAEEIPKGSDLVSLPHHLPLQFESDRGDATHSVLLNLARQVPEDRKGSIISMKLWMLCAHIVEELWAMRLGLKLLQERAKTGSFWWPYISNLPETYSVPIFFPGEDIKNLQYAPVLYQVNKRCRFLLEFEKEVKQALENLKPGDHPFGGQDVDSSSLGWAMSAVSSRAFLLHGKELPDGNHANIPMMLPLIDMCNHSFIPNAEIVQGKNTGNTEMLVKVVAGTQIKQYEPLVLNYGCLNNDLFLLDYGFVIPSNPYDSIELKYDGALLDAASLAAGISSPNFSAPAPWQHHILSQLNLDQEGPLHKVSLGGPELVDGRLLAALRVLLADDVETVEKHELCALKSLSVEAPLGISNEVAALRTVIALCVIALGHFPTKIMEDESLLKQKVPDSTELAIQFRIQKKSVIVDVMRYVTRRVKLLLSKESVSTQG, encoded by the exons ATGATGATGACGATGAGCTCAAGCTCCGCCAAGATGATGTCAATCGCGGCGAGAGACCTCTACTTGGCGGCCTCAACCGCAGCCTCTCTCGCCCACTTCCGCCCCTTGACCTgctcctccgccgccgccgtgCCGTCGCGACTGGTGCCACAACCACCGGACCTCATCGGGTGGGTCAGGAGGGAAGGGGGTTTCGTGCACCAGGCGGTGAGGATTGGTCAGGTCGAGCCCTACGGCTTCGGATTGATCGCCGCTGAAGAAATCCCAAAAGGGTCAGACCTAGTTTCCCTGCCTCATCACCTTCCCTTGCAGTTTGAATCGGATAGGGGAGATGCTACTCATTCTGTCCTGCTCAACTTAGCCCGTCAAGTTCCTG AGGACAGAAAGGGTTCAATCATCAGTATGAAGTTATGGATGCTTTGTGCTCACATAGTAG AGGAGCTGTGGGCTATGCGATTGGGTTTGAAGCTGCTGCAAGAAAGAGCAAAGACAGGTTCCTTCTGGTGGCCCTATATCAGTAACCTTCCAGAAACCTACAGTGTCCCCATTTTCTTTCCTGGAGAGGATATAAAGAACTTGCAGTATGCTCCTGTTCTTTATCAG GTAAACAAAAGATGCCGCTTTCTCCTTGAATTTGAAAAGGAAGTCAAACAAGCACTTGAAAATTTGAAACCAGGTGACCATCCTTTTGGAGGCCAAGACGTGGATTCATCTTCACTTGGATGGGCAATGTCAGCTGTCTCTTCAAGGGCATTCCTCTTGCATGGCAAAGAACTTCCAGATGGGAACCATGCCAATATACCCATGATGCTTCCGCTAATTGATATGTGCAATCACAGTTTCATTCCAAATGCTGAGATTGTACAGGGAAAGAACACTGGGAACACAGAGATGCTAGTAAAG GTTGTGGCAGGAACACAGATCAAACAATACGAACCTTTAGTACTTAACTATGGTTGTTTGAATAATGATCTTTTCCTTTTAGATTATGGTTTTGTCATACCCTCAAATCCTTATGACTCTATTGAACTCAAGTATGATGGAGCACTTCTGGATGCTGCAAGCCTGGCTGCTGGGATTTCATCCCCTAACTTCTCTGCACCAGCTCCATGGCAGCATCATATATTGTCCCAGCTAAATTTAGATCAAGAAGGTCCTCTTCACAAG GTGAGCTTAGGTGGTCCAGAATTAGTAGATGGCCGCTTGTTGGCAGCTTTGAGAGTACTCCTTGCAGATGACGTGGAAACAGTAGAAAAGCATGAATTGTGTGCACTCAAGTCATTATCAGTGGAAGCACCTCTTGGAATATCAAATGAAGTTGCTGCTTTGCGCACTGTTATTGCTTTGTGTGTAATTGCACTTGGTCACTTCCCCACCAAGATAATGGAAGATGAATCCCTATTGAAACAGAAGGTTCCTGATTCAACCGAACTAGCCATCCAATTCAGAATACAAAAGAAGTCAGTGATTGTAGATGTGATGCGATATGTCACAAGAAGGGTGAAGTTGCTCTTGTCGAAGGAATCAGTGAGCACCCAAGGTTAA
- the LOC127810363 gene encoding uncharacterized protein LOC127810363 isoform X3: MDALCSHSRVNWMEHLAEELWAMRLGLKLLQERAKTGSFWWPYISNLPETYSVPIFFPGEDIKNLQYAPVLYQVNKRCRFLLEFEKEVKQALENLKPGDHPFGGQDVDSSSLGWAMSAVSSRAFLLHGKELPDGNHANIPMMLPLIDMCNHSFIPNAEIVQGKNTGNTEMLVKVVAGTQIKQYEPLVLNYGCLNNDLFLLDYGFVIPSNPYDSIELKYDGALLDAASLAAGISSPNFSAPAPWQHHILSQLNLDQEGPLHKVSLGGPELVDGRLLAALRVLLADDVETVEKHELCALKSLSVEAPLGISNEVAALRTVIALCVIALGHFPTKIMEDESLLKQKVPDSTELAIQFRIQKKSVIVDVMRYVTRRVKLLLSKESVSTQG; encoded by the exons ATGGATGCTTTGTGCTCACATAGTAG GGTAAACTGGATGGAGCATTTGGCAGAGGAGCTGTGGGCTATGCGATTGGGTTTGAAGCTGCTGCAAGAAAGAGCAAAGACAGGTTCCTTCTGGTGGCCCTATATCAGTAACCTTCCAGAAACCTACAGTGTCCCCATTTTCTTTCCTGGAGAGGATATAAAGAACTTGCAGTATGCTCCTGTTCTTTATCAG GTAAACAAAAGATGCCGCTTTCTCCTTGAATTTGAAAAGGAAGTCAAACAAGCACTTGAAAATTTGAAACCAGGTGACCATCCTTTTGGAGGCCAAGACGTGGATTCATCTTCACTTGGATGGGCAATGTCAGCTGTCTCTTCAAGGGCATTCCTCTTGCATGGCAAAGAACTTCCAGATGGGAACCATGCCAATATACCCATGATGCTTCCGCTAATTGATATGTGCAATCACAGTTTCATTCCAAATGCTGAGATTGTACAGGGAAAGAACACTGGGAACACAGAGATGCTAGTAAAG GTTGTGGCAGGAACACAGATCAAACAATACGAACCTTTAGTACTTAACTATGGTTGTTTGAATAATGATCTTTTCCTTTTAGATTATGGTTTTGTCATACCCTCAAATCCTTATGACTCTATTGAACTCAAGTATGATGGAGCACTTCTGGATGCTGCAAGCCTGGCTGCTGGGATTTCATCCCCTAACTTCTCTGCACCAGCTCCATGGCAGCATCATATATTGTCCCAGCTAAATTTAGATCAAGAAGGTCCTCTTCACAAG GTGAGCTTAGGTGGTCCAGAATTAGTAGATGGCCGCTTGTTGGCAGCTTTGAGAGTACTCCTTGCAGATGACGTGGAAACAGTAGAAAAGCATGAATTGTGTGCACTCAAGTCATTATCAGTGGAAGCACCTCTTGGAATATCAAATGAAGTTGCTGCTTTGCGCACTGTTATTGCTTTGTGTGTAATTGCACTTGGTCACTTCCCCACCAAGATAATGGAAGATGAATCCCTATTGAAACAGAAGGTTCCTGATTCAACCGAACTAGCCATCCAATTCAGAATACAAAAGAAGTCAGTGATTGTAGATGTGATGCGATATGTCACAAGAAGGGTGAAGTTGCTCTTGTCGAAGGAATCAGTGAGCACCCAAGGTTAA
- the LOC127810363 gene encoding uncharacterized protein LOC127810363 isoform X4, translating into MEHLAEELWAMRLGLKLLQERAKTGSFWWPYISNLPETYSVPIFFPGEDIKNLQYAPVLYQVNKRCRFLLEFEKEVKQALENLKPGDHPFGGQDVDSSSLGWAMSAVSSRAFLLHGKELPDGNHANIPMMLPLIDMCNHSFIPNAEIVQGKNTGNTEMLVKVVAGTQIKQYEPLVLNYGCLNNDLFLLDYGFVIPSNPYDSIELKYDGALLDAASLAAGISSPNFSAPAPWQHHILSQLNLDQEGPLHKVSLGGPELVDGRLLAALRVLLADDVETVEKHELCALKSLSVEAPLGISNEVAALRTVIALCVIALGHFPTKIMEDESLLKQKVPDSTELAIQFRIQKKSVIVDVMRYVTRRVKLLLSKESVSTQG; encoded by the exons ATGGAGCATTTGGCAGAGGAGCTGTGGGCTATGCGATTGGGTTTGAAGCTGCTGCAAGAAAGAGCAAAGACAGGTTCCTTCTGGTGGCCCTATATCAGTAACCTTCCAGAAACCTACAGTGTCCCCATTTTCTTTCCTGGAGAGGATATAAAGAACTTGCAGTATGCTCCTGTTCTTTATCAG GTAAACAAAAGATGCCGCTTTCTCCTTGAATTTGAAAAGGAAGTCAAACAAGCACTTGAAAATTTGAAACCAGGTGACCATCCTTTTGGAGGCCAAGACGTGGATTCATCTTCACTTGGATGGGCAATGTCAGCTGTCTCTTCAAGGGCATTCCTCTTGCATGGCAAAGAACTTCCAGATGGGAACCATGCCAATATACCCATGATGCTTCCGCTAATTGATATGTGCAATCACAGTTTCATTCCAAATGCTGAGATTGTACAGGGAAAGAACACTGGGAACACAGAGATGCTAGTAAAG GTTGTGGCAGGAACACAGATCAAACAATACGAACCTTTAGTACTTAACTATGGTTGTTTGAATAATGATCTTTTCCTTTTAGATTATGGTTTTGTCATACCCTCAAATCCTTATGACTCTATTGAACTCAAGTATGATGGAGCACTTCTGGATGCTGCAAGCCTGGCTGCTGGGATTTCATCCCCTAACTTCTCTGCACCAGCTCCATGGCAGCATCATATATTGTCCCAGCTAAATTTAGATCAAGAAGGTCCTCTTCACAAG GTGAGCTTAGGTGGTCCAGAATTAGTAGATGGCCGCTTGTTGGCAGCTTTGAGAGTACTCCTTGCAGATGACGTGGAAACAGTAGAAAAGCATGAATTGTGTGCACTCAAGTCATTATCAGTGGAAGCACCTCTTGGAATATCAAATGAAGTTGCTGCTTTGCGCACTGTTATTGCTTTGTGTGTAATTGCACTTGGTCACTTCCCCACCAAGATAATGGAAGATGAATCCCTATTGAAACAGAAGGTTCCTGATTCAACCGAACTAGCCATCCAATTCAGAATACAAAAGAAGTCAGTGATTGTAGATGTGATGCGATATGTCACAAGAAGGGTGAAGTTGCTCTTGTCGAAGGAATCAGTGAGCACCCAAGGTTAA
- the LOC127810364 gene encoding uncharacterized protein LOC127810364: MEQKKSSSNGSNRNQNNEDRYLGVAIHSQVIKIKQEMEKIGHLALQQSEIRLALREITQQQQKRQRQRSRSPLGLGERPISVGGS; encoded by the coding sequence ATGGAGCAGAAGAAGAGCAGTAGCAACGGCAGCAACAGGAACCAGAACAACGAAGACAGGTATCTGGGCGTGGCAATTCACAGCCAGGTGATCAAGATCAAGCaagaaatggagaagatcgGGCACCTGGCGCTGCAGCAGTCGGAGATAAGACTCGCTCTTCGCGAGATCACGCAGCAGCAGCAGAAGCGGCAGCGGCAGCGCTCGCGCTCGCCTCTGGGATTAGGTGAGAGACCCATCTCAGTAGGCGGCTCATAG